CATACCGCGCCCCTGACGGATCAGGATCGGGTCGTCGAACAGGTCGCGCAGCCGTGCCAGAGAAGCGCTCACCGCGGACTGGCCGAGAAAGAGCCTTTCGGCGACACGGGTGACATTGCGCTCGAACATCAGGGCCTCGAAGACCACCAGCAGATTGAGATCGACACGGCGCAGTTCATTTCGGTTCATGGGGCTGTCCCGGTGACGGAATCGGCAGGCAGTGGAGCGTCGCGGACTACGCTGCGCCAGGCCAGGGGCGGCACGCCGACGCTGCGGGTGAAGCTGCGGCAGAAGTGCGCCTGGTCGCAGTAACCGCATTCGAGGCCGATCTGGATCAGGCTCAGCTCGGAATGGCGGATGAGTTCCTTGGCCCGGGCAATGCGCTGGCGGTGGATCCACTCCTGCGGCGAAACGCCGGTGCTGCACTTGAAGGCCCGGGAGAAATGGCTGCGGGATAGCGAGCAGGCATCGGCCAGGGCGGTGACTTCCAGGCTGCCTCCGAGGTTGGCCTGAATCAGTTGCTTGACCAACCGCTCACGGCTGGCGCTGAGACCACCGGATTCACCGTTGTCCTGGCCCTCTCGTGGCACCGCTCCGGGGCTGCCAGAGGTGTAGGGGTCGAGTTGTGCCATCAGGAACTTCCATTGTCGCGGGGCTGACTGAAGGATGTCCTGCCCGATCGTGAAGCACTGCACACCCGAGTAGCGGGCAAGTGCGAGGGATTTCATCGACCTCCGGGGCTCAACAAGGGTAGGCAAGGTCGTCCACCTTGCCCCGGAAACCTCCCCGAAATATTGCCAGCGGCCCGACGAACGGCAACCGTCACGAGGGACCGGTTACGGACATGAAAGTGCCAGATGCAGACACGGCCTCAGCCGAATTGCCGGCGGTACTGCAGGGGCGTGAGTCCGAGGCGCTCGACGAAGCGCTGGCGCATCAGGCGCACGCTTCCAAAGCCGCTGCGGAATGCGATGGTCTTCAGCGGCAGGTCACTGGATTCCAGCAGTCCCCGCGCATGGTCGATGCGGACGTTCTGCAGGAACTCCATCGGCGTCATGCCCACTTCACGGGCGAACAACCGGGCGAAATGGCGCGGGCTCATGGAAGCGATCTCCGCCATCTGCGCAATGCTGAAGGACTGGTCCAGGTGCTCTACGACATGGTTCTGCACCCGATTGATGGCCGTTTCCTGGGTGGTCAGGCTGGCCACCAGGGGACTGAACTGGGCCTGCCCACCCTGGCGGGTCATCACCACGAGCAGGACCTTGGCTACGTCCAGAGCCACCTTGCGGCCGTGGTCCAGCGCCACCATGGACAGCGCAAGGTCGATGCCGGCTGTGACACCGCCGGAAGTCACCAGGCGCCGGTCCTCCAGGAAGATGTGATCGGTCTCCACCTGCGCCCGGGGAAAGGCCTTGGTCAGCCGTTCGGTGTAGTTCCAGTGAGTGGTCACTCGGTGACCGTCCAGCAGCCCCGCATGGCCGAGGATGAAGGCTCCGGTGCAGATGGAGCCGTAACGAGCCGACCGCTCGCAGGCGCCCGGCAGCCAGGCCACGAGGTCGGGATGACATTCGTGGTAGGCGCCAGGGCCACCCGGAACCAACAGCAGGTCATAGGTCTCGTCGGCCCGCGCCAGGGTCAGCTCGGCCCGCATCATCAGGCCGTTGGATGCGCGGATGGTCCCGGATTCGGGGCCGATGGTGACGATGTGGTAGTGATGCTCCGGCCTCAGATAGCGATTGGCGATGGAGAAGACTTCCATGGGCCCTGCGATATCCAGGAGCAGGACGTCATGAAATAGAACGATTGCGATTTTCTTCATGGACTTACGAAACGCGAGCGCTGAGCACGCTCGTGGAGTTCTGAAGGAGTTGATGCGACCCAATCGATATTCGATTGGGTCGAGGCGTCAAGGGCCGTCGACACCACCAGTGGAAGCCCAGGCCAACGAAATCCCCATCGGTGAAATTGTGGTCGATTTCAGGCGGTGGGGATATTCGGTATCAGGTTTTTTTCATACCTCCCACGTAATGACAGATGCGTATTTCCACACCCTCTGTTTGAAATTGGCGTACCGACGCTTCGATCCTGAGTTCCCCGCGAGTGACCCGACCGTGATGGCGCAGATGCTCCAGCCAGGACTCTTCAAAGAAGAACTCGAGCCACAAGCGCGGGTTGGAACTGTTCTGCATCAGCCCCCAAGACAGGGCGCCGTTGCGTTTACGCATGTGCTCCAGCTCCAGGGCGGCCGCCTTGAAAGCCGCGACTTTTTCGGGGGCGATGTCGTATTCGAGGGTCACCATCACCGGGCCGCCTTCCTGGTCCAGCTCGGCACTCAGTAGCGGTGCGGGCCAATGCAGCGAGGGCGCCAGGTCTTCCGCCTCGGTCGCCGGCAGCTTGACCTTGAGGGTTGCCAATGTACCTGCTGCCAGGCCGGCGGCAGCCAGGATCAATGCCAGGGAAATGGAGGCATGGCTGGCGATGCTCCCCCACAGCAGACCACCGGCTGCCATACCGCCGAAGAAGATGAGGATGTAGACCGACAGCGCCCGGGCGCGCACCCAGGCCGGCACCGAGGTCTGGGCGGAAACCTGGAGGCTGGACAGCACCGCGATCCAGGCGGCACCGCTGACGAACATGACGGGCATCAACAGGTGGAAGTTGCGCAGGAAAGCCAGGCCCAGCAGCACGGCAGCGTAGAGCAGGCTGGCGCCGGCCACCAGGTAATCGCGCTGGACCCGCTCCCGCAGGCGCGGCAAGAGCATGGCCCCGCAGACTGCCCCGATCCCCACGCTGGCCAACAGCAGGCCGAAGTCAGCTGCAGTGCCTTGTAGCTCCGTTCGCACGATCAGCGGCAACAGGGCCATGCCGGCACTGGCGCAGAGAAAGAATGCCAACGCCCGAACCAGGACTGCCTGGAGGGGACGGGAGCTCCGGGCGAAGCGGGCTCCGGTTCGAATGGCACCCAGGAATCGCTCAGCCGGGAGCAGGGGTTCGGCCACCTCGCGCTTCCAGAGCAGCAGCACCAGGATCACGCCGAAGAACGACACCGCATTGATGGCGAACGTCAGCCAGGGGCCCACCAGGCTGACCAGCACGCCGGCGAGAGCAGGTCCGATTGCACGGGAGAGGTTGATGCCAACGCTGGACAGCGCCACGGCAGAGGGAAGGTCGGCCTTATCCACCAGCTCAGGCGAAAGTGCGCTCCAGGCGGGCATCATCAGAGCGGTCCCGACACCCAGGCCAAGGGTCAGCAACAACAGCAAGGAAACCGTTATCGCGCCGCTGAGGCTGAGCAGCGCCAGTACGACTGCCACGGCGGACATCCAGAGCTGCACGACCAGCAGGTAGCGACGTTTGTCGACGATATCCGCCAGGGCGCCGGCCGGTAGCGCCAGGAAGAACATTGGCAGTGATGCGGCTACCTGGATCATTGCCACATGCAAGGGGCTGGCTGAAAGCGAAGTCATCAGCCAGCCGGCGCCTACTTCATGCATCCAGGTGCCGATGTTGGAGGCAATGCTGGCCAACCACAGCCATCGGAAGGTGGAGTGACGCAACGGACTCCAGGGGGAAGGAGAGGAATTGGTCATGGCCGGCTCGGGTCCTTGGGTGGGTATTCGAGTATCGGATACAGGCGATCGATGCCGTCACCGGCTTGAGTGCCGTGACCATGCAGCCTTCCGTCGAAACCAAATGGTCACTATGGCCGAGTCCACACGACCGGATATTGCATGCATGTGCTCCATGGTGCAGGTCCAATCGGCTCGCTGGAACGACGCCACGGGCTCGGCGCCATCAAGTGCGTACCGAATGAGCGGAGTGCCCCGGGTAATGGAGGGCCGTCAGCCTTGGGGACATGTCCTTTGGGCGCGGTGTACCGGGTCTCGGGTACACCTGTTGAGCGCCCCATTGCGATCGCGGGAGGTCGGGCCAGCCCGGATGCAATCCGGGGAGCGGGGTTCCGCCTTGGCTCCGGATCCGGGCTTTGCGCACCAGGAACACGGTGCCTTTGGCGCGATGCGCGCTACGGGGGATCAGGCGTGGGGATTGGTCAGGTGGGCAGGCGTCCTGAAACAGGGCTCCCCTCCCCCGGGAGGGAGAGGAGCCGCCGGGATCAGGCGGTGAGCTTGGTGAGGGCTTCGCGGTACTTGTCGGCGGTTTTCTGGGCGACGTCGGCGGGTACGGCGGGGGCCGGCGGTTCCTTGTTCCAGCCGGTGGACTCGAGCCAGTCGCGAACGAACTGCTTGTCGAAGCTGGGCGGGTTCTTGCCTTCGACGTAGCTTTCCACGGGCCAGAAGCGGCTGGAGTCGGGGGTGAGCACTTCGTCCATGAGGGTCAGGGTGCCGTCTTCGTCGATGCCGAACTCGAACTTGGTGTCGGCGATGATGATGCCGCGGGTGGCGGCGTATTCGACGGCGGTGCTGTACAGGGCGATGGCGGTGTCACGGACCTTGGCGGCCAGTTCCTTGCCGATGATGGCTTCGCACTGCTCGAAGGAGATGTTCTCGTCGTGGTCGCCGACGGCGGCCTTGGTGGAGGGGGTGAAGATGGGCTGGGGCAGCTTGGAGGCCTCCTTGAGGCCGGCCGGCAGCTGGATGCCGCAGACGGTGCCGCTCTTCTGGTACTCCTTCCAGCCGGAGCCGACGATGTAGCCACGGACGATGGCTTCGACGGCGACGGGCTTGAGGCGCTTGGCGACGACGGCGCGGCCTTCCACCAGGGGCAGTTCGGCGGCGGGCACCACGTCTTCCACCCGGTCGCCGGTGAAGTGGTTGGGGACGATGTCCTTGAGTTTGTCGAACCAGAAGTTGGAGATGGCGGTGAGGATCTTGCCTTTCTCCGGGATGGGCTGGTCGAGGATGACGTCGAACGCGGAAAGGCGGTCGGTGGCGACCATCAGCATGCGCTTGTCGTCGATTTCGTAGAGGTCACGGACCTTGCCCGAGTAGATCTTCTTCAAGCTGAGGGTGGTGGGTGTGCTCATGTGATTTCCGCCTTTATCAAACGAAACAGGCGAAACCCGGGGGTTTCGCCTTGTTGTGTTCCACGTTCCGCCGCGTTGCGGCGAGTCGCTTAGCCGAGGTTTTCCTGGATCAGGGTCAGCACGCGGCGCGCCACGTCGGCGGGTGCCACGGTGTTGATGTCCTTCTCGACGGTGACCTGCACGGTGTCGCCGACGCGGGTCAGGCGAACCTGGAAGCGCTCGGCACGGGCTTCGATTTCTTCCTCGCTGGGGTCGCTGCCCCACAGGCGGCTGAAGAAGCCGGGTTTCTCGTCCTTCTTCTCGGCGCCTTCGGCCAGGTTGATGTAGTACACACCCAGGCTGCGGTTGAGGTCGTCGACGCGGACGTCGGCGGTTTCCAGGGCGCGGCCAACGCTGGACCAGGAGCGGTCGAAGTCGGCGCCGAGGCTCAGCAGCGGGTTGCCGTTGCCGTCTTCGGAGAGGGTCACGCGGCTGGGGGCGTCGAAGTCGCGGGCGGCGAGCAGGGAGACGGAGCCGCCCTGTTCGGCGCTGCGGGCCATGCTGGCGAGCATTTCGTCCAGCAGCGCGGCTTCGAGGCTCGGGCTGTCGGAGCGGCTCGGCCAGCCGGTGTCGGCGCTGCTGCCGGCCGGACGGGTCACGGTGGTGACGAAGATCTCGCTGGTGTTGCGCTGCACGCCCGGCTCGATGCGCACGCGGGCACGCAGTTCGCTGTCGGGCTCGACGCCACTGACGCGGCTGCCGAGGCGGCGGGCCAAGGGGCCGGAGAGTTGGTCGAGGCGCTGCCAGTCGGTGGTGAATTCACCGGTCTGCGGGCGCTCGTCGACGACGCGGAAGCCGCCGTCTTCGAAGAACTGGCGGGCCACCGGCCAGACTTCGGCCGGTACGCGCTGGGCGACGACCCAGCGGGAGTCGCCGCTCTTCTGCAGGCTGTAGTCGCTGACCTCGCCACGGGCCTGGAGGGCCTGCGGGCGGGGTACTTCGAACTCACCTTCGGTGGTGCGGGTGTCGGCGACGTTCATCGGCACCGGCAGCAGGGGGTCGAGGCGCTTGGCGTCGACGTCCTGCGGCAGTTGCATGGGAGCGGTCTGGCGCGCCTCGAGGTAGTCGCTGCCGCGGTCGCGGAAATAGCCATCTTTACCCCAGAGCCAGCCGCAACCGCTGGTGCTGGAAATGATCAGTGCGAGAGCGGAGAGTCCGGCCAGTCGCTTCATGCGGGAGTTTTCCTTGGATTAGGCGAGTACGCCGGACTGGCGCATTGCTTGACGCAGCGGTTCGTGGCAGCGCGGGCTGAGCCAGGTCAGCGGCAGGCGGATACCGTCGGGGATGAGGCCCATCTCGTGCAGGGCGAACTTCACCGGAATCGGGTTGGATTCGATGAACAGGGCCTTGTGCAAGGGCATCAGCTTGTCGTTGATGGCGCGGGCGGCGGCGGCATCGCCCGCCATGGCGGCGGCGCAGAGGTCGGCCATGGCGCGGGGGGCGACGTTGGCGGTGACGGAGATGTTGCCCTTGCCGCCCATGAGCATCAGCTCGACGGCGGTGGCGTCGTCACCGGAGTAGACGAGGAACTCCTTGCTGACGCGATCCAGGACTTCCTGGCCGCGCTGCAGGTCGCCGGTGGCTTCCTTGATGCCGATGATGTTGCTGATCTTGGACAGGCGCTCGACGGTTTCCGGGAGCATGTCGCAGACGGTACGGCCCGGCACGTTGTAGAGGATCTGCGGAATGGCCACGGCTTCGGCGATGTGGCGGAAGTGCTGGTACAGGCCTTCCTGGGTCGGCTTGTTGTAATACGGGGTCACCAGCAGGCAGGCATCGGCGCCCACGCCCTTGGCGGCGGAGGTCAGCTCGACCGACTCACGGGTGGAGTTGCCACCGGTGCCGGCGATGACCGGGATGCGGCCGTTGACCTGGTCGACCACGCGACGGATGACCTCGACGTGCTCCTTGACGTCCAGGGTCGCGGACTCGCCGGTGGTGCCGACGGCGACTATGGCGTTGGTACCCTCTTGAAGATGGAAGTCAACGAGCTTGGAAAGGCTGTCCCAGTCCAATTGACCCTGCGCATCCATGGGCGTAACCAGTGCCACCATACTGCCCGCAATCATGCAACCGCTCCTGCCGGAAAAAGAGAGCCGTAATGGTACTGTCGGCTCTGGCCTTGCACAAGGTGAACACAAGCGCCGTCAGGCGGTTGCGGCATTTCCCTCGGCGGCGCTTTTCGCTAACCTTCCCCGTTTGAACCGCGCGGCCCCGGCCGCCCTCCCCTCGCTTTAGGAACGCTGCATGTCCACCACCCCGCCTCGCGAACAATTCCTCCTGATCAGTGCCCTGGGCCGCAACCCGATGGAGCTGACCAATGTGCTGTGCCGCGCCAGCCAGGAAAGCCGCTGCGCCGTGGTCAGCAGCCGTGTGAGCCGTCACGGCGAGTTTTCCGCCCTGGTGTTCCAGGTGTCCGGCAGCTGGGATGGCCTCGCCCGACTGGAGGCCGGTCTGAATACCCTGGCCAAGCGCCACGACTTCACGGTGCACGTGACCCGCAGCAACGCCCAGGAAGTGCGTCCCCAGGCGCTGCCCTACGTCGCCTATGTGAGCGCGGCCTATCGCCCGGACGTGCTCGGCGAGTTGTGCCAGTTCTTCATCGACCACCGCGTGGAGCTGGAGAACATGACTTGCGATACCTATATGGCGCCGCAGACCGGCAGCATGATGCTCAACGCCACCATTACCGTGACCCTGCCCGCCGGGACCCAGATCAGTTGGCTGCGCGACCAGTTCCTGGACTTCGCCGACGCCCTGAACCTGGACGCCCTGATCGAGCCCTGGCGCCCGCAGCATCCTTGAGGAGCAAGCAGACATGGCCGTATCCCTGAACCAACCCGTCGCCGATTTCACCGTCCAGGCCACCAGCGGCCTGGAGGTCAGCCTGTCGGCGCTGAAGGGCAAGCAGGTGGTGCTGTATTTCTACCCGAAGGACAGCACGCCCGGCTGCACCACCGAGGGCCAGGACTTCCGCGACCGCCACGACGCCTTCCTGGCGGCCAATACGGTGATTTTCGGGGTGTCCCGCGATGGCCTGAAGTCCCACGAGAACTTCAAGTGCAAGCAGGCCTTCCCCTTCGAGCTGATCTCGGACAAGGACGAAGCCGTCTGCCAGCTGTTCGACGTGATCAAGCTGAAGAAGCTGTACGGCAAGGAGTACCTCGGGGTGGACCGCAGTACCTTCCTGATCGACAAGGACGGCGTGCTGCGCCAGGAATGGCGCGGTGTGAAGGTGCCGGGCCATGCCGACGCGGTGCTGGAAGCCGCCCAGGCGCTGAACAGGGGCTGAGTGCCCGCTGAAACGAACAAGGCCGCGAACGCGGCCTTTTTCATGGACGGTACCTGGCCCGGCTAGGGGGTGCCGTACTCCCGAGGCGCGGCCTTGGGCCAGGCATCGAGTACGGCCTTGAACAAGGTGGCCAGGGGAATGGCGAAGAACACGCCCCAGAAGCCCCAGAGCCCGCCGAACAGCAGCACGGCGCAGATGATGGCCACCGGATGCAGGTTCACCGCTTCGGAGAACAGCAGCGGCACCAGGACATTGCCGTCGAGGGTCTGGATGACGGTATAGACGACCATCAGGTAGATGAACTGGTCGCTCCAGCCCCACTGGAACAGCGCGATCAGCGCCACCGGCACCGTGACCACCACCGCACCGATGTAGGGCACCACCACGGAAAGTCCGACGAGCAGGGCCAGCAGCGCCGCATAGTTGAGCCCGAGCCAGACGAAGGCGACGTAGGTGACGGCGCCGCAGATGACGATTTCGATGACCTTGCCACGGATGTAGTTGGCGATCTGCTGGTGCACCTCTTGCCAGACTTCCTTCATCAGCCCCCGCTCGCTGGGCAGGTAGCCAACGATCCAGCGGCCGATGAGGTCCCGGTCCTTGAGGAAGAAGAACACCAGGATGGGCACCAGCACCAGGTAGATCATGAGGTTGACCAGCAGCGGCAGGCTGGACAGGGAGAAGGTCAGGGCCCACTGGCCGAACTTGCCCACCTCGCTGCGGGTGACTTCGATGGCGTTCAGGACCTGCTCATCGGTGACCAGGTGCGGATAGCGCTCCGGCAACAGCAGCAACAGCGACTGCCATTCGCCGAGCATTCGCGGCAGCTCCTGGAACAGGGTGCTGACCTGCTGCCAGAGCAGCGGCATGAGCACGCCGAAGATCAGCCCCAGAGCCCCCAGGAAAAGCGCGAAAACCACCCAGACCGCCAGGCTGTGGGGCAGGCGCAGCCGTTCCAGCAGGTTGACCAGCCCCTGCATGAGGAAGGCCAGCACCAGGCCGGCGAGCACCGGGGCCAGCATGTTGCCGAGGGTGAGGACGGCGGTGAAGCCGAGTACGAGGACGACGGCCAGCACCACGGCTTCTTCATCGGAGAAGTAGCGTTGTACCCAGTCGCGAAGGACCTTGAGCATCGGAAATCCTTGATGGGGCCGCCAGGCGGGATCAGGCCTTGCGCAGCCAATAGCGGAACACGCCGCCTTCGACCTCTTCATGGAGCAACTGGTGCCCTGCCAATTGCGCGAAGGCACGGAAATCGCGCTGGGAACCGGCGTCGGTGGCGATCACCTTGAGCACCGCGCCGCTGGGCAGGCGGTTGAGCTCGAGCTTGGCCTTGAGCAACGGCAGCGGGCAGTTCAGGCCGCTGGCGTCCAGCTCCGCGTCGAACGCGTCGGGTCGACTGGCGATGTCGGTCATGGAAATCCTCCGGGGAAGATGCCTGGCGGTCCCGGGGAAGGTCGCGGGGCGTGATACTTGAGCGGGCGGTTAGGATACCGAAGGCGGCACGCCGCTGGCCAGTTGGGCAGCCCGGAAGCTACATTTAGGCCTTTGCCGCCAACGAGCCCAGTGCATGACTTTTCTGCGCCCCACTCTGCTGACGCTTGCCTGCCTATTCGCGTCCCCCGCCATGGCTGACGACCTGCCATCCCTGGGGGACTCCAGCTCCTCGATCGTCTCCCCCGAACAGGAACACCAACTGGGCCGCGCCTGGCTCGGCCTGCTACGCGGCCAGGTTCCGCAACTCAACGACCCACAGCTCAAGGACTACGTGGAAGCCAGCGTCTATCGCCTGGCGGAAACGAGCCAGTTACAGGATCGGCGCCTGGAATTCGTGCTGCTCAACAGCCCACAACTGAACGCCTTCGCCGCACCAGGCGGCATCATCGGCGTCAACGGCGGCCTCTTCCTTTACGCGCCGACCGAAGCCGAGTACGCCTCGGTGATGGCCCACGAACTGGCGCACCTGTCGCAACGCCACTTCGCCCGGGGCGTGGAGGCGCAGCAGCGCATGCAGATTCCGGTGATGGCGGCGATGCTGGCCGGTATCGTCGCGGCGGCGGCCGGAGCCGGGGATGCGGGTATCGCCGCGATCATGGGCACCCAGGCGGCGGCCATCCAGGAGCAGCGGCGCTTCTCGCGCCAGAACGAACAGGAAGCCGACCGCATCGGCCTGCTCAACCTGGAGAAGGCCGGCTACGACCCCCGCGCCATGCCGCGGATGTTCGAGCGACTGATGCGGCAGTATCGCTACGACGCCAAGCCGCCGGAATTCCTCCTCACTCACCCGGTGACCGAAAACCGTATCGCCGATACCCGCAACCGCGCCGAGCAACTGCCGGCCGGCGGCGTGGAGAACAGCCTGCGCTATCAGTTGATGCGCGCCCGCGTGCAACTGATGTTCGAGGAAACCCCGGGTATCGCCGCCAAGCGTTTCCGCGCCATGCTCGACGAAGACCCGAAGCTGGATGCCGCCCGCTATGGCCTGGCCATCGCCCAGATCAAGGGCGGACAACTGAACCAGGCCCGGGAGAACCTGACGCCGCTGCTGGCCAAGGCGCCCAACGACATCACCTACAACCTGGCCCAGGTGGACCTCGACATCACCGCCAACCGCGTGGCCGACGCCCAGAAGCGTGTCGATCGCCTATTGGGGGTCTACCCCAACAGCTACCCGCTGAAGCAGATGCGCAGCGAGCTGCTGATCAAGCTGAACAAGCCGAAGGACGCGGAAAGGGTACTGGACGGACTGCTCAAGGAGCGGCCCAACGACCCGGACATCTGGTACGAAATGGCGGAAGTGCGCGGCCTGGCCGGCAATACCATCGGCTTGCACCAGGCCCGCGCCGAGTTCTTCGCCCTGGTGGGCGATTTCGACCAGGCCATCGAGCAGCTGGACTTCGCCAAGCGTCGTTCCAGTGGCAACTTCCCGCTGGCCGCGCGGATCGACGCCCGCCAGCAGCAGCTGATGGAGCAGCAGCGAATGGTGAAGCAGATGATGCGCTGAGCACCGTCGGCGGAGACGAAAAAGCCCGGGAAACCGGGCTTTTTCATGGGCGCTGGCGGAAGGCGGATCAGGCGTTTCCGGCCTGCTTGAGGCGGGCGGCCTGGGTGAAGTCCAGCATGCGCTTGAGGGGCTTGACCGCCTTGGGGATCAGGGCCGGGTCGACGAAGATTTCATTGGTCCCCTGCTGCAGGCATTGCAGGGTGCGCTCCAGTGTATTCATCGCCATCCAGGGGCAATGGGCACAGCTGCGGCACGCGGCGCCGTTGCCGGCGGTGGGGGCCTCGATGAACTGCTTGTCCGGGCAGAGCTGCTTCATCTTGTAGAAGATGCCGCGATCGGTGGCGACGATGAAGGTGGTGTTGGGCAGGGTCTGGGCGGCCTTGATCAACTGGCTGGTGGAGCCTACCGCGTCGGCCAGTTCGATGACCGCCTCGGGGGATTCCGGGTGTACCAGCACGGCGGCGTCCGGGTAGAGCGCCTTCATGTCCTGCAGCTGCTTGGCCTTGAACTCTTCGTGGACGATGCAGGCACCGTCCCAGAGCAGCATGTCAGCGCCGGTTTCGCGCTGGATATAGCGGCCCAGGTGCTGGTCCGGGGCCCAGATGATCTTCTCGCCGTTGTCCATCAGGCTCTCGACGATCTCGAGGGCGCAGCTGGAGGTCACGACCCAGTCGGCACGGGCCTTCACGGCGGCGGAGGTATTGGCGTAGACCACCACGGTGCGCTCGGGATGCTGGTCGCAGAAGGCCGAGAACTCGTCCACCGGGCAACCCAGGTCCAGGGAGCAGGTGGCTTCCAGGGTGGGCATCAGCACGCGCTTCTCGGGATTGAGGATCTTGGCGGTCTCGCCCATGAACTTCACGCCGGCGACCACGACCGTCCGTGCCGGATGCTGGTTGCCGAAGCGCGCCATTTCCAGGGAGTCGGAGACGCAGCCACCGGTTTCCTCGGCCAAGGCCTGGATGACCGGGTCGCAATAGTAGTGGGCAACCAGTACCGCATCCCGCGCCTTCAGTTCGGCGGCGATGGCGGCACGGTAGTGCGCCTCTTCCTCGGCCGTCAGCGGCTTGGGCTGCTTGGCGGCAAGGTGGGCCTGGACCAGGAAGCGTTCGGAAAGCTGAGTCATAGAGGCTGAACCTGCATGCACGGTGACGCGTAGATAATTATAGCCCTGCCCCCTCCGACCTCTGGGCCGCGGAGCCTGGGGTCGCGGATGATAACGCAGATTTGACGGTGCGGGGACCACGGCAGCAGGCGCCGTCTGTCCTGCACCGGATCAAAAACCGGTCTCCGGAAACGACAAAGCCCGCCATGAAGGCGGGCTTTTGAATGTTGGTGGGTCGTGTAGGATTCGAACCTACGACCAATTGGTTAAAAGCCAACTGCTCTACCGACTGAGCTAACGACCCAACGCGAGGCGCATAATACTGATTTTATTCAGGAATTCAACACCCTCTTCGAAAAAAATTACTGGTAGCGTGTCGGATCATTCAGACCGGCTGCCAGGAAGCCGGCAGCGCGCAACCGGCAACTGTCGCACTTGCCACAGGCGTGACCTTCATCATCGGCCTGATAGCAGGACACGGTCAGACCGTAATCGACGCCAAGCCGGCTACCCGCCTGGACGATCTCGGCCTTGCTCATGTTCTGCAGCGGTGCCCGGATCCGGAAGCCGTCTCCCTCCACACCTGCCTTGGTCGCGAGGTTGGCCATGCGCTCGAAGGCCTCGACGAACTCAGGGCGACAATCCGGGTAGCCGGAGTAATCCACCGCATTCACACCGATGAAGATGTCGCGCGCCCCCAGCACCTCCGCCCAGCCCAGGGCCAACGAGAGGAAGACGGTGTTGCGCGCCGGCACGTAGGTGACCGGGATGCCCTCGGTAGGACTTTCCGGTACAGCGATACGGGTATCGGTCAGGGCGGAGCCGCCAATGCCGTTGAGGTTGAGACCGATGACCTTGTGCTCCACCACGCCCAATTGGCGGGCAACCCGATTGGCTGCCTGGAGTTCTGCGCGGTGACGCTGGCCGTAGTCGAAACTCATGCTGTAGCAGGCATAGCCCTCGGCCTTGGCCAGGGCGATGACGGTGGCCGAGTCCAGGCCACCGGACAACAGGATGACCGCTTTCTTCTCGCTCATGGGATGTCCCTCGAATCGGCCCGCCCGACGCGGACGCCGGCAGGCAAGGTAGACAATCGAACCGGTCAGTGGCCGGGCTCGTCGTTCCAGAGAATCTTGTGCAGCTGCAATTGCAGGCGTACCGGCAGGTTGTCCGCCACTATCCAGTCAGCCAGGTCACGCGCATTCACCTGCTTGTGGCTG
This genomic window from Pseudomonas furukawaii contains:
- a CDS encoding phosphoribosylaminoimidazolesuccinocarboxamide synthase; translated protein: MSTPTTLSLKKIYSGKVRDLYEIDDKRMLMVATDRLSAFDVILDQPIPEKGKILTAISNFWFDKLKDIVPNHFTGDRVEDVVPAAELPLVEGRAVVAKRLKPVAVEAIVRGYIVGSGWKEYQKSGTVCGIQLPAGLKEASKLPQPIFTPSTKAAVGDHDENISFEQCEAIIGKELAAKVRDTAIALYSTAVEYAATRGIIIADTKFEFGIDEDGTLTLMDEVLTPDSSRFWPVESYVEGKNPPSFDKQFVRDWLESTGWNKEPPAPAVPADVAQKTADKYREALTKLTA
- a CDS encoding GlxA family transcriptional regulator, translated to MKKIAIVLFHDVLLLDIAGPMEVFSIANRYLRPEHHYHIVTIGPESGTIRASNGLMMRAELTLARADETYDLLLVPGGPGAYHECHPDLVAWLPGACERSARYGSICTGAFILGHAGLLDGHRVTTHWNYTERLTKAFPRAQVETDHIFLEDRRLVTSGGVTAGIDLALSMVALDHGRKVALDVAKVLLVVMTRQGGQAQFSPLVASLTTQETAINRVQNHVVEHLDQSFSIAQMAEIASMSPRHFARLFAREVGMTPMEFLQNVRIDHARGLLESSDLPLKTIAFRSGFGSVRLMRQRFVERLGLTPLQYRRQFG
- a CDS encoding MFS transporter; its protein translation is MTNSSPSPWSPLRHSTFRWLWLASIASNIGTWMHEVGAGWLMTSLSASPLHVAMIQVAASLPMFFLALPAGALADIVDKRRYLLVVQLWMSAVAVVLALLSLSGAITVSLLLLLTLGLGVGTALMMPAWSALSPELVDKADLPSAVALSSVGINLSRAIGPALAGVLVSLVGPWLTFAINAVSFFGVILVLLLWKREVAEPLLPAERFLGAIRTGARFARSSRPLQAVLVRALAFFLCASAGMALLPLIVRTELQGTAADFGLLLASVGIGAVCGAMLLPRLRERVQRDYLVAGASLLYAAVLLGLAFLRNFHLLMPVMFVSGAAWIAVLSSLQVSAQTSVPAWVRARALSVYILIFFGGMAAGGLLWGSIASHASISLALILAAAGLAAGTLATLKVKLPATEAEDLAPSLHWPAPLLSAELDQEGGPVMVTLEYDIAPEKVAAFKAAALELEHMRKRNGALSWGLMQNSSNPRLWLEFFFEESWLEHLRHHGRVTRGELRIEASVRQFQTEGVEIRICHYVGGMKKT
- a CDS encoding helix-turn-helix domain-containing protein, giving the protein MAQLDPYTSGSPGAVPREGQDNGESGGLSASRERLVKQLIQANLGGSLEVTALADACSLSRSHFSRAFKCSTGVSPQEWIHRQRIARAKELIRHSELSLIQIGLECGYCDQAHFCRSFTRSVGVPPLAWRSVVRDAPLPADSVTGTAP
- the bamC gene encoding outer membrane protein assembly factor BamC; translated protein: MKRLAGLSALALIISSTSGCGWLWGKDGYFRDRGSDYLEARQTAPMQLPQDVDAKRLDPLLPVPMNVADTRTTEGEFEVPRPQALQARGEVSDYSLQKSGDSRWVVAQRVPAEVWPVARQFFEDGGFRVVDERPQTGEFTTDWQRLDQLSGPLARRLGSRVSGVEPDSELRARVRIEPGVQRNTSEIFVTTVTRPAGSSADTGWPSRSDSPSLEAALLDEMLASMARSAEQGGSVSLLAARDFDAPSRVTLSEDGNGNPLLSLGADFDRSWSSVGRALETADVRVDDLNRSLGVYYINLAEGAEKKDEKPGFFSRLWGSDPSEEEIEARAERFQVRLTRVGDTVQVTVEKDINTVAPADVARRVLTLIQENLG
- the dapA gene encoding 4-hydroxy-tetrahydrodipicolinate synthase, producing MIAGSMVALVTPMDAQGQLDWDSLSKLVDFHLQEGTNAIVAVGTTGESATLDVKEHVEVIRRVVDQVNGRIPVIAGTGGNSTRESVELTSAAKGVGADACLLVTPYYNKPTQEGLYQHFRHIAEAVAIPQILYNVPGRTVCDMLPETVERLSKISNIIGIKEATGDLQRGQEVLDRVSKEFLVYSGDDATAVELMLMGGKGNISVTANVAPRAMADLCAAAMAGDAAAARAINDKLMPLHKALFIESNPIPVKFALHEMGLIPDGIRLPLTWLSPRCHEPLRQAMRQSGVLA